In one window of Opitutus sp. GAS368 DNA:
- a CDS encoding aromatic ring-hydroxylating dioxygenase subunit alpha, with product MPTPPRNCTFPVTDWAVLAACWHPVALSAGVTADAPFAARLLDQDLVLYRTPAGLTVAADLCAHRGSPLSLGCMRDGAIACAYHGYRYDGAGRCTLVPAHPRAPIPGKLALKVFPAVERFGLIWVSLDPAAKAENLPAFPEHADPAFQIVHLPPFDWAASAGRQVESFCDVAHFTFVHPTTFAASDPAVPRYEVEATPNGVRADFASRIGNVSDPAAAQQTWRRVYQLHLPFTAHLSIDFPAGGRLVVFNAACPVSARRTRVFAVAARNFDRDQPVADLIAFQQKVYAEDQRIVERQNPEDLPIDLSEEVHVKADRTSVEYRRQLGRLGLGRDFTA from the coding sequence ATGCCCACGCCGCCCCGTAACTGCACTTTTCCCGTCACCGACTGGGCGGTGCTGGCCGCGTGCTGGCACCCGGTGGCGCTGTCCGCCGGCGTGACCGCCGACGCGCCGTTCGCCGCGCGGTTGCTCGACCAGGACCTTGTGCTTTACCGGACGCCCGCCGGCCTCACCGTCGCGGCAGACCTCTGCGCGCACCGCGGCTCGCCGCTCAGCCTCGGTTGCATGCGGGACGGCGCCATCGCCTGCGCCTACCACGGCTACCGCTACGATGGCGCCGGCCGCTGCACGCTGGTCCCCGCGCATCCCCGGGCGCCGATTCCGGGCAAACTCGCCCTCAAGGTGTTCCCGGCCGTCGAACGCTTCGGTCTCATCTGGGTGAGTCTGGACCCGGCGGCCAAGGCGGAAAACCTGCCGGCTTTCCCGGAGCACGCGGACCCGGCCTTTCAAATCGTGCACCTGCCGCCGTTCGATTGGGCCGCGTCCGCCGGCCGCCAGGTGGAGAGCTTCTGCGACGTCGCTCATTTCACCTTCGTGCATCCGACGACCTTTGCCGCCAGCGACCCGGCGGTGCCCCGCTACGAAGTCGAGGCCACGCCCAACGGAGTGCGCGCCGATTTCGCCAGCCGCATCGGCAACGTCAGCGATCCCGCCGCCGCGCAACAGACGTGGCGTCGCGTCTATCAGCTGCACCTTCCCTTCACGGCGCACCTGTCGATAGATTTTCCCGCCGGTGGCCGGCTGGTGGTCTTCAACGCCGCCTGTCCGGTCTCGGCGCGCCGCACCCGGGTGTTCGCCGTGGCGGCGCGCAACTTCGACCGGGACCAGCCGGTCGCGGACCTGATCGCGTTCCAACAGAAGGTCTACGCCGAGGACCAACGCATCGTCGAACGGCAGAACCCCGAGGACCTGCCCATTGACCTCAGCGAAGAGGTGCACGTGAAGGCCGACCGCACTTCCGTGGAATACCGCCGGCAGCTTGGGCGCCTGGGCCTCGGGCGCGACTTCACCGCCTGA